The following are encoded together in the Salmonella enterica subsp. enterica serovar Choleraesuis genome:
- the yebU gene encoding ribosomal RNA small subunit methyltransferase F, with translation MAQNPNAFLPEQFLEVIRAAMPARLSMDDFIAACQRPLRRSLRVNTLKISVEDFLALVAPYGWKLTPVPWCQEGFWIDYDDTEVPLGSTAEHLSGLFYIQEASSMLPVTALFAGDTQPQRVMDVAAAPGSKTTQIAARMNNQGAILANEYSASRVKVLHANISRCGIHNVALTHFDGRVFGGALPESFDAILLDAPCSGEGVVRKDPDALRNWSPESNAEIAATQRELIDSAFHALRPDGVLVYSTCTLNEEENQQTLAWLLARYPDAVSVEPLDNLFPGADRAATPEGYLHVFPQIFDCEGFFVARLRKTGSVPPLPAPKFKVGQFPFAPLNGKAAQQVISAAQTVGLQWNDSLTLWQRDKELWLFPQQIVPLIGRVRFSRLGIRLAETHNKGYRWQHEAIIALAGSDNPFAFELNGEQAQAWYRGQDIYPDAEIPHDNVIVTFQHQPLGLARKVGLRLKNSYPRDLVRDGRLFTSGT, from the coding sequence GTGGCTCAGAACCCTAACGCCTTTCTTCCCGAACAGTTTCTTGAGGTTATCCGTGCGGCGATGCCTGCCCGGTTATCGATGGATGACTTCATCGCCGCCTGCCAGCGTCCACTGCGCCGCAGCCTGCGGGTAAATACCCTTAAAATTAGCGTCGAAGATTTTTTGGCATTAGTCGCCCCTTATGGCTGGAAGCTAACGCCCGTGCCGTGGTGTCAGGAAGGGTTCTGGATTGATTACGATGATACTGAAGTACCGCTGGGCAGTACTGCCGAACATTTAAGCGGCTTGTTCTACATCCAGGAAGCCAGCTCCATGCTACCTGTGACCGCCCTATTTGCTGGTGATACTCAGCCGCAGCGAGTGATGGATGTCGCCGCCGCGCCAGGCTCAAAAACCACGCAAATTGCTGCCCGAATGAATAATCAGGGCGCTATTCTGGCAAATGAATATTCCGCCAGCCGCGTCAAAGTGCTGCATGCCAATATTAGCCGCTGTGGGATCCACAATGTGGCACTGACGCATTTTGATGGTCGGGTTTTCGGCGGCGCGCTGCCGGAAAGTTTCGATGCTATTTTACTGGATGCCCCCTGCTCCGGCGAAGGCGTAGTTCGAAAAGACCCGGATGCGCTGCGTAACTGGTCGCCAGAAAGCAATGCAGAAATCGCCGCCACTCAGCGAGAGCTTATCGACAGCGCGTTTCATGCGCTTCGCCCGGACGGTGTACTGGTTTACTCCACCTGTACCCTTAATGAAGAAGAGAATCAGCAAACGCTGGCCTGGCTGCTGGCCCGCTATCCTGATGCGGTATCCGTTGAGCCGCTGGATAATCTGTTCCCAGGCGCTGATCGTGCGGCGACTCCTGAAGGCTACCTGCACGTATTCCCTCAAATTTTCGATTGCGAAGGCTTCTTCGTTGCCCGACTGCGAAAAACTGGTTCGGTACCGCCGCTGCCGGCACCAAAATTTAAAGTGGGCCAGTTTCCATTCGCACCACTGAACGGTAAAGCGGCGCAGCAAGTTATCAGCGCTGCTCAAACGGTAGGCCTGCAATGGAATGATTCGCTCACCCTGTGGCAGCGCGATAAAGAGCTGTGGCTATTCCCACAGCAGATAGTGCCACTGATTGGTCGGGTACGATTTTCGCGTCTCGGCATTCGGCTGGCGGAAACTCACAATAAAGGATATCGCTGGCAGCATGAGGCAATCATAGCCCTGGCCGGAAGTGACAACCCCTTCGCATTCGAGCTTAACGGCGAACAGGCTCAGGCCTGGTATCGAGGCCAGGATATCTATCCTGATGCTGAAATTCCGCATGACAATGTGATTGTTACTTTCCAGCATCAGCCGCTGGGGCTGGCCCGAAAAGTGGGGTTACGGCTTAAAAACAGCTATCCGCGTGATTTAGTGCGCGATGGTCGTCTGTTTACCAGCGGAACTTAA
- the yebT gene encoding hypothetical protein encodes MTEAKIKTKRRFSPFWLLPIVALLIALWLIWSNYQDRGSTITINFTTADGIVAGRTPIRYQGVDVGTVQTIQLSDDLNRIEVTASIKRDMKDALRKETQFWLVTPKASLAGVSGLDALVGGNYIGMMPGKGEPQNKFTALDTQPKYRINNGELMVQLHAPDLGSLNNGSLVYFRKIPVGKVYDYTINTDKPGVTVDLLIERRFTQLVKKGSRFWNVSGVKADVGLSGANVQLESLSALVNGAIAFDSPADSAPAAQNDAFNLYPSLAQSQRGVLIKLSLPSGDGLKANSTRLMYQGLEVGTLTQLDLNGDSSVTGVLTVDPSVVNYFRDNTRIELRPPRLSLNNMNLSSVLSGSTFELVPGDGEPRDSFTVISPDKAPLQQPNVLTLSLKANESYGIDAGQPLVLHGIKVGQVMERKLNKDGVTFAVAIDPQYRELIHGDSKFVVNSRVDVKMGLDGIEVLGASTQEWLNGGIRVLPGNSGAMKASYPLYSNLDKALENSTSELPTTTLTLTAKSLPDIQAGSVVLYRKFQVGEIISVTPQANAFSIAVHIKPEYRHLLTSDTVFWAEGGARVQLNGAGLTVQASPLSRALRGAISFDNLTGAGINIKPDQKRILYPSETAARAVGSQITIHAFDAGKLAAGMPIRYLGIDIGQVESMALITSKNEVQAKAVLYPEYVSTFARAGTRFSVITPQISAAGVEHLDTILQPYINVEPGHGPERRDFELQDATITDSRYLDGLSIVVEVPDAGSMDIGTPVLFRGMEVGTVTGLRLGTLGDRVMVWLRISKRYQDLVRTNSVFWQASGYTLDFGLVGGVVKTGTFNQFIRGGIQFATPPSTPLAPKAQSGKHFLLLDNEPKDWRQWGTALPH; translated from the coding sequence GTGACTGAAGCCAAAATAAAAACCAAGCGCCGCTTTTCTCCTTTCTGGTTACTGCCAATTGTCGCATTGCTTATCGCTTTGTGGCTTATCTGGAGTAATTATCAGGATCGCGGTTCTACCATCACTATTAATTTTACGACGGCAGATGGCATCGTCGCCGGGCGAACGCCTATTCGCTATCAGGGCGTCGACGTTGGGACAGTGCAAACCATCCAGCTCAGTGACGACCTAAACCGCATTGAAGTCACCGCCAGCATTAAACGCGATATGAAAGACGCGCTGCGCAAAGAAACCCAGTTCTGGCTGGTTACGCCTAAAGCCTCGCTGGCAGGGGTTTCAGGACTGGATGCGCTGGTGGGTGGTAACTATATTGGCATGATGCCCGGTAAAGGCGAGCCGCAGAACAAATTTACTGCTCTCGATACTCAGCCGAAATACCGCATCAATAATGGCGAACTGATGGTGCAACTTCATGCACCGGATCTCGGCTCATTAAACAACGGCTCGCTGGTCTATTTCCGCAAAATTCCGGTAGGTAAAGTTTATGACTACACCATCAATACCGATAAACCAGGCGTAACTGTCGATCTGCTTATCGAACGGCGTTTCACTCAGCTCGTGAAGAAAGGCAGCCGGTTCTGGAACGTATCCGGCGTGAAAGCCGATGTCGGGCTGAGCGGCGCGAATGTGCAACTGGAAAGCCTTTCGGCGCTGGTTAATGGCGCGATTGCTTTTGACTCCCCGGCGGACTCCGCTCCTGCTGCGCAAAACGATGCGTTTAATCTCTATCCAAGCCTCGCCCAGAGTCAGCGCGGCGTGCTGATTAAGCTCAGTCTGCCGAGTGGCGATGGCCTCAAGGCTAACTCCACCCGCCTGATGTATCAGGGCCTGGAAGTGGGCACTTTAACTCAGCTTGATCTGAATGGAGACAGCTCGGTTACCGGCGTATTGACGGTAGATCCGAGCGTAGTTAACTACTTCCGCGACAATACCCGTATAGAGCTGCGCCCGCCCCGCTTGTCGTTGAATAATATGAATCTCAGCAGCGTGCTATCGGGCAGTACTTTTGAATTGGTTCCAGGCGATGGTGAACCCCGGGATAGTTTTACCGTAATCTCTCCAGATAAAGCACCACTGCAGCAGCCGAACGTTCTGACGTTAAGCCTGAAAGCCAATGAAAGCTATGGCATCGATGCCGGTCAGCCTTTGGTTTTACACGGTATTAAGGTTGGGCAGGTTATGGAGCGCAAACTAAATAAAGACGGAGTCACTTTCGCTGTAGCTATCGATCCGCAGTATCGCGAATTGATTCACGGTGATAGTAAGTTTGTGGTGAATAGCCGGGTCGACGTCAAAATGGGCCTTGATGGAATTGAAGTGCTGGGAGCCAGCACCCAGGAGTGGCTCAATGGTGGGATCCGGGTACTGCCTGGTAACAGCGGTGCCATGAAGGCCAGCTATCCGCTCTATTCCAACCTGGACAAGGCGCTGGAAAACAGCACCAGCGAGCTCCCCACAACCACGTTAACTCTCACGGCTAAAAGCCTGCCTGACATTCAGGCTGGTTCGGTAGTGCTTTATCGCAAGTTCCAGGTAGGTGAAATCATTAGCGTCACCCCTCAGGCCAACGCTTTTAGTATTGCGGTGCATATCAAGCCGGAATATCGTCACCTGCTAACGTCGGATACCGTTTTCTGGGCCGAAGGCGGCGCGCGCGTGCAGCTCAATGGCGCTGGTTTGACAGTGCAAGCCTCTCCGCTGTCCCGCGCACTGCGCGGAGCAATCAGTTTTGATAACCTCACTGGCGCAGGAATTAATATCAAACCTGACCAAAAACGCATTCTGTATCCATCAGAAACTGCAGCCCGCGCGGTCGGTAGCCAGATTACTATCCATGCCTTTGATGCCGGGAAACTGGCAGCCGGTATGCCAATACGTTACCTCGGTATCGATATCGGCCAGGTCGAATCAATGGCGCTGATTACCAGTAAGAACGAAGTGCAGGCTAAAGCGGTGCTCTATCCAGAGTATGTTTCTACTTTTGCCCGCGCCGGTACCCGCTTCTCGGTTATCACTCCGCAAATTTCAGCTGCGGGCGTTGAGCATCTCGACACTATTTTACAGCCATACATTAACGTCGAACCTGGTCACGGCCCGGAACGTCGCGACTTCGAACTCCAGGATGCCACTATCACCGATTCACGCTATCTCGATGGCCTGAGCATTGTGGTAGAGGTGCCGGATGCTGGCTCCATGGATATCGGTACTCCGGTACTGTTCCGCGGTATGGAGGTCGGTACTGTGACCGGGCTACGCCTGGGTACGCTGGGCGACCGGGTGATGGTATGGCTGCGGATCAGTAAGCGTTATCAGGATCTGGTGCGGACAAATAGCGTGTTCTGGCAGGCCTCGGGTTATACCCTGGACTTTGGTCTGGTGGGCGGCGTTGTTAAAACCGGTACCTTTAACCAGTTTATTCGCGGCGGTATCCAGTTTGCGACGCCACCAAGCACGCCGCTGGCACCGAAAGCTCAGTCCGGCAAACATTTCCTGTTGCTGGACAATGAGCCGAAGGACTGGCGTCAGTGGGGTACCGCGCTGCCTCATTAA
- a CDS encoding paraquat-inducible membrane protein A — MLLLMPFAWSEPLLQLYMLGQRLDANLLQGVWQMTQQGDYITATMVLFCSVAAPILLVIALLYLWLGNIFGMNLRPVLLILERLKRWVMLDIYLVGICVACIKVKDYAWLSPGIGLVAYISLTVLSLLTLIHINLEELWERFYPMRYSRNFDERLRVCLGCRYTGLPDKFGRCHRCHSPLHARRPMSVQKSWAALIAALIFLLPANLLPISILYVNGARQEDTILSGIISLADSNIAVAGVVFIASILVPFTKVLVLITLLFSIHFKCRQGLKTRIRLLRFVIWIGRWSMLDLFVISLMMSLVNRDQLLAFTMGPAAVFFGSAVILTIIAVEWLDSRLLWDAHESDASFSD, encoded by the coding sequence ATGTTGCTGTTAATGCCTTTTGCATGGAGCGAACCCCTGTTACAGCTTTATATGCTGGGCCAGCGCCTAGACGCCAATCTGCTGCAAGGCGTGTGGCAGATGACTCAGCAAGGGGATTACATCACGGCAACCATGGTGCTGTTTTGCTCGGTTGCCGCACCGATTTTGTTAGTAATAGCCCTGCTCTATCTATGGCTTGGTAATATCTTTGGCATGAATCTACGCCCGGTGTTGCTTATCCTTGAGCGATTGAAACGATGGGTGATGCTCGATATCTATCTGGTGGGGATTTGTGTCGCCTGTATTAAGGTAAAAGACTATGCGTGGCTCTCTCCCGGTATAGGGTTAGTGGCCTATATATCCCTGACTGTGCTTAGTCTGTTAACGCTTATCCACATTAACCTTGAGGAGCTGTGGGAGCGGTTTTATCCGATGCGCTATAGCCGCAATTTCGATGAGCGCCTGCGGGTCTGTCTTGGCTGCCGATATACCGGACTGCCTGATAAATTTGGCCGCTGCCATCGTTGCCACTCACCGCTTCATGCCCGACGACCAATGAGCGTGCAGAAGTCCTGGGCCGCTCTTATTGCGGCGCTAATATTTCTGCTGCCTGCAAATTTGCTGCCTATTTCTATTCTTTACGTCAATGGTGCCCGCCAGGAAGATACTATTCTGTCAGGAATTATTTCTTTGGCCGATAGTAACATTGCCGTGGCCGGCGTCGTGTTCATTGCCAGTATTCTGGTGCCTTTTACCAAAGTTCTGGTTCTGATAACGTTGCTGTTTAGCATTCACTTTAAATGTCGTCAGGGACTCAAAACACGTATCCGGCTGCTACGATTCGTTATCTGGATTGGTCGCTGGTCGATGCTTGATTTATTTGTGATTTCTTTGATGATGTCACTGGTTAATCGCGACCAGTTACTCGCTTTTACTATGGGGCCTGCGGCGGTCTTTTTTGGATCGGCCGTTATTTTAACCATTATTGCCGTTGAATGGCTGGATAGCCGCTTACTTTGGGATGCACATGAGTCAGACGCCAGTTTCAGTGACTGA
- the proQ gene encoding RNA chaperone ProQ gives MENQPKLNSSKEVIAFLAERFPQCFSAEGEARPLKIGIFQDLVARVEGEMSLSKTQLRSALRLYTSSWRYLYGIKAGATRVDLDGNPCGELDQQHVDHARTQLEEARARVAAARAAQQAKKREAAGENAENAESRPRKPRPASAPRRNAKPEGAERKPRANKAAAKPVREERHTPVTDITALNVGQAIKVKAGNNAVDATVQEITKDGVRVQLTSGMSMLVRAEHLLF, from the coding sequence ATGGAAAATCAACCTAAGTTGAATAGCAGTAAAGAAGTAATCGCCTTTCTGGCGGAGCGTTTTCCTCAATGCTTCAGCGCTGAAGGCGAAGCACGCCCGCTGAAAATTGGCATTTTTCAGGATCTGGTGGCACGCGTCGAAGGAGAGATGAGCCTCAGTAAGACTCAGTTACGCTCTGCCTTACGTCTTTATACCTCCAGCTGGCGCTACCTGTACGGCATTAAAGCCGGCGCAACTCGTGTCGATCTGGACGGTAACCCTTGCGGTGAATTAGACCAGCAGCACGTCGATCACGCTCGCACTCAGTTAGAAGAAGCGCGCGCCCGTGTTGCGGCAGCCCGCGCCGCTCAACAGGCGAAAAAGCGTGAAGCCGCCGGGGAAAATGCTGAAAATGCAGAATCCCGTCCGCGTAAACCGCGCCCGGCATCCGCACCGCGTCGTAACGCTAAGCCAGAAGGCGCAGAGCGTAAACCACGCGCTAATAAAGCAGCGGCTAAACCGGTTCGCGAAGAGCGCCACACGCCGGTTACAGATATCACTGCGTTAAATGTCGGCCAGGCAATTAAAGTTAAAGCCGGTAATAACGCGGTAGACGCTACTGTCCAGGAAATCACCAAAGACGGTGTCCGGGTGCAGTTGACTTCTGGTATGTCGATGCTTGTACGAGCAGAACACCTGTTGTTCTGA
- the prc gene encoding tail-specific protease, with the protein MNKFFKLTAVAGLLLVMGQAFAAEDITRADQIPVLKEEPQHATVSERVTSRFTRSHYRQFDLNADFSAKIFDRYLNLLDYSHNVLLASDIASFASKKGELGDELRSGKLTVFYDLYNLAQKRRFERYQYALKVLERPMDFTGNDSYNLDRSKAPWPTSDAELNTLWDSKVKFDELSLKLTGKNEKEIRETLTKRYKFAIRRLTQSNSEDVFSLAMTAFAREIDPHTNYLSPRNTEQFNTEMSLSLEGIGAVLQMDDDYTVINSLVAGGPAAKSKAISVGDKIVGVGQPGKPMQDVIGWRLDDVVSLIKGPKGSKVRLEVLPAGKGAKNRIITLTRERIRLEDRAVKMSVKTIGKEKVGVLDIPGFYVGLTDDVKVQLQKLEKQKVSSVVIDLRANGGGALTEAVSLSGLFIPSGPVVQVRDNNGKVREDSDTDGIVYYKGPLVVLVDRFSASASEIFAAAMQDYGRALIVGEPTFGKGTVQQYRSLNRIYDQMLRPEWPALGSVQYTIQKFYRINGGSTQRKGVTPDLLMPTANQDTETGEKFEDNALPWDSINAATYVKADDLQPFEPQLQKQHDERIAKDPEFQYIMQDIAHFNALKAKKDMISLNYAQREKENEEDDALRLKRVNDRYARAGKPAIKKIEDLPKDYQEPDPYLDETAHIALDLAHAEQNRPAEQPAPSK; encoded by the coding sequence ATGAACAAATTTTTTAAGCTGACGGCTGTCGCGGGCCTGTTATTAGTAATGGGCCAGGCTTTCGCCGCAGAAGATATTACCCGCGCCGATCAGATACCGGTATTGAAAGAGGAGCCGCAGCACGCGACCGTCAGTGAGCGCGTTACCTCTCGCTTCACTCGCTCCCATTACCGGCAGTTCGACCTGAACGCTGATTTCTCCGCGAAGATTTTTGACCGTTATCTCAACCTGCTCGATTACAGCCACAACGTGTTGCTGGCCAGTGATATTGCCAGTTTTGCCTCTAAAAAAGGCGAGCTCGGCGATGAGCTGCGTAGCGGGAAGCTGACGGTTTTCTACGATCTCTATAATCTGGCCCAAAAGCGTCGCTTTGAGCGTTATCAGTATGCGCTTAAGGTGCTAGAGCGGCCGATGGATTTTACCGGTAACGATAGTTATAACCTCGACCGCAGTAAGGCCCCATGGCCAACCAGCGATGCTGAACTGAACACTCTGTGGGACAGCAAAGTTAAGTTTGACGAGTTAAGTCTTAAACTCACCGGTAAAAATGAAAAAGAGATTCGTGAAACTCTTACCAAACGCTACAAATTCGCTATTCGTCGCCTGACGCAAAGCAATAGCGAAGATGTGTTCTCCCTGGCAATGACCGCTTTTGCCCGCGAGATCGATCCGCACACTAACTACCTATCACCGCGTAATACTGAGCAATTCAATACTGAAATGTCTCTGTCGCTGGAAGGGATTGGTGCGGTATTGCAAATGGATGACGATTATACCGTCATTAACTCGCTGGTGGCCGGTGGCCCAGCGGCCAAGAGTAAAGCTATCAGCGTCGGCGACAAAATTGTCGGCGTTGGGCAGCCCGGTAAACCAATGCAGGATGTGATTGGCTGGCGCCTGGATGATGTGGTATCGCTGATTAAAGGCCCTAAAGGCAGCAAAGTTCGTCTTGAAGTATTGCCAGCGGGTAAAGGCGCGAAAAACCGCATCATTACGCTGACCCGTGAACGTATCCGCCTGGAAGACCGCGCGGTGAAAATGTCGGTTAAAACCATTGGTAAAGAGAAAGTCGGCGTACTGGATATCCCTGGCTTCTATGTTGGCCTGACCGATGACGTTAAGGTTCAGCTTCAGAAGCTGGAAAAACAGAAAGTCAGCAGCGTGGTTATTGACCTGCGCGCCAATGGCGGCGGCGCTTTGACCGAAGCAGTATCGCTGTCTGGCCTGTTTATCCCAAGCGGTCCGGTCGTGCAGGTGCGTGATAACAACGGCAAAGTTCGTGAAGATAGCGATACCGATGGTATCGTCTATTACAAAGGGCCGCTGGTGGTGCTGGTTGACCGCTTTAGTGCCTCGGCTTCCGAAATTTTTGCCGCCGCGATGCAGGATTATGGCCGGGCGCTGATTGTCGGTGAGCCGACCTTTGGTAAAGGTACGGTGCAGCAGTATCGTTCGCTGAACCGCATTTACGATCAGATGCTGCGTCCTGAGTGGCCGGCGCTGGGTTCTGTGCAGTACACCATCCAGAAGTTCTACCGCATTAACGGCGGCAGTACTCAGCGTAAGGGTGTAACGCCAGACCTGCTGATGCCAACTGCCAATCAGGATACTGAAACCGGCGAGAAGTTTGAGGATAACGCGTTACCGTGGGATAGCATCAATGCTGCCACTTACGTGAAAGCCGACGATCTTCAGCCATTCGAACCGCAGCTGCAGAAACAGCATGATGAACGAATCGCCAAGGATCCGGAATTCCAGTACATCATGCAAGACATTGCTCATTTCAACGCGCTGAAAGCGAAGAAAGATATGATTTCTTTGAACTATGCTCAGCGTGAAAAAGAGAATGAGGAAGATGATGCACTGCGCCTGAAACGCGTTAACGATCGTTACGCTCGCGCGGGCAAACCTGCGATTAAGAAAATCGAAGATTTGCCAAAAGACTATCAGGAACCCGATCCTTACCTGGATGAAACGGCACATATCGCTCTCGACCTTGCTCATGCCGAGCAAAACCGTCCAGCAGAGCAGCCGGCACCGAGTAAGTAA
- the htpX gene encoding protease HtpX, with product MMRIALFLLTNLAVMLVFGLVLSLTGIQSSSVQGLMIMALLFGFGGSFVSLLMSKWMALRSVGGEVIEQPRNETERWLVETVRRQSQQAGIAMPQVAIYHAPDINAFATGARRNASLVAVSTGLLQNMNQDEAEAVIAHEISHVANGDMVTMTLIQGIVNTFVIFISRIIAQVAAGFLGGNRDEGEESNGNPLIYFAVATVLELVFGILASIITMWFSRHREFYADAGSAKLVGREKMIAALQRLKTSYEPQEASSMMAFCINGKSKSLSELFMTHPPLDKRIEALRSGQYLK from the coding sequence ATGATGCGGATCGCGCTTTTCCTGCTGACTAACCTGGCGGTTATGTTGGTATTCGGGCTGGTGCTAAGCCTGACGGGAATACAGTCCAGCAGCGTTCAGGGGCTGATGATCATGGCGCTGCTGTTTGGTTTTGGTGGGTCGTTCGTCTCTTTGCTGATGTCAAAGTGGATGGCGCTGCGTTCGGTTGGCGGTGAAGTTATCGAGCAGCCGCGTAATGAGACTGAACGCTGGTTAGTAGAAACCGTACGCCGCCAGTCGCAGCAGGCAGGCATTGCCATGCCACAGGTCGCTATCTATCATGCGCCGGATATTAACGCTTTTGCTACCGGTGCCCGCCGGAATGCATCGTTGGTGGCGGTAAGCACCGGATTGCTGCAAAACATGAATCAGGATGAGGCCGAAGCGGTTATTGCCCATGAAATCAGCCATGTGGCAAATGGTGACATGGTGACCATGACCCTGATTCAGGGGATTGTGAACACCTTCGTCATCTTTATCTCGCGGATAATTGCCCAGGTGGCAGCCGGCTTTCTTGGCGGCAACCGGGATGAAGGCGAAGAGAGCAACGGCAACCCGCTTATCTACTTTGCTGTAGCTACAGTGCTGGAGCTGGTGTTTGGTATTCTGGCCAGCATTATCACGATGTGGTTCTCGCGTCATCGCGAGTTTTATGCCGATGCCGGCTCTGCCAAACTGGTTGGGCGTGAGAAGATGATTGCTGCATTGCAGCGGCTGAAAACCAGCTATGAGCCTCAGGAAGCTAGCAGCATGATGGCATTCTGTATCAATGGTAAATCTAAATCGCTCAGCGAGCTGTTTATGACTCACCCGCCGCTGGATAAGCGTATTGAAGCGCTGCGTAGCGGACAATATCTGAAATAA
- the yebQ gene encoding MFS transporter translates to MDNSAPDGLPLPRRYGAILTIALGIMISVLDGTIANVALPTIAVDLHTRPAEAIWVVNAYQIAIITSLLTLSFLGDIFGYRRIYQYGLVTFSITSVLCAAASSLELLTAARVLQGLGGAALMSVNTALIRLIYPKKHLGRGVGINAFIVAVSAAAGPTVAAAILAVASWHWLFLINVPIGIVAWLLARHFLPDNLPRENHPRFDWQSAIMNALTFGLIISTLSGYAQGQPLELVGAQFVVLVVVGVLFVRRQLRLPVPLLPIDLLRIPIFSLSIASSVCSFTAQMLALVALPFYLQQALGRSEVETGLLLTPWPLATMVIAPLAGRLIERFHAGLLGAAGLLAFSIGLLLLALLPANPSTLNIILPMALCGAGFGLFQSPNNHTIISSAPAGRSGGASGMLGTARLLGQSCGAALVALIFNLVHQHPTQFSLFLAAAFAITAALVSGLRLTQPRASL, encoded by the coding sequence ATGGATAACTCCGCCCCTGACGGCCTTCCCCTGCCGCGTCGTTATGGCGCTATTTTAACAATTGCTCTGGGGATTATGATCTCGGTGCTGGATGGCACTATTGCCAACGTGGCTCTGCCTACTATCGCGGTCGATCTCCACACCCGACCAGCTGAGGCAATCTGGGTAGTTAATGCCTATCAGATAGCGATTATCACCTCATTATTAACCCTCTCTTTTTTGGGCGATATCTTTGGTTATCGGCGGATTTATCAGTATGGTTTGGTGACATTCAGCATAACCTCGGTGCTGTGCGCCGCCGCTTCCTCGCTTGAGCTATTAACCGCAGCCCGCGTACTGCAGGGTCTGGGTGGCGCAGCATTGATGAGCGTTAACACTGCGCTAATTCGTCTTATCTATCCTAAAAAGCATCTGGGACGCGGTGTGGGGATTAATGCATTTATTGTTGCCGTCTCTGCCGCCGCCGGGCCGACCGTGGCTGCAGCCATTCTGGCTGTCGCCAGCTGGCACTGGCTGTTTTTGATAAATGTTCCGATTGGCATAGTTGCCTGGCTACTGGCGAGGCATTTCCTGCCAGATAATTTACCGCGTGAAAACCATCCGCGCTTCGACTGGCAGAGCGCGATAATGAACGCGCTTACCTTTGGATTAATCATTAGTACCCTAAGCGGCTATGCCCAGGGACAGCCATTAGAGCTGGTAGGCGCACAGTTTGTCGTACTGGTGGTGGTCGGCGTGCTGTTTGTTCGGCGTCAGCTCCGTTTGCCGGTGCCTTTGCTGCCAATAGATTTACTACGGATTCCTATTTTCTCGCTCTCAATTGCATCATCGGTATGCTCGTTTACCGCCCAGATGCTGGCCCTGGTCGCCCTGCCCTTTTATCTACAGCAGGCGCTGGGACGCAGCGAAGTTGAAACCGGCCTGCTATTAACCCCATGGCCACTGGCAACCATGGTTATCGCTCCTCTTGCCGGTCGGTTAATCGAAAGATTCCATGCAGGTCTGCTGGGCGCCGCCGGCCTGCTGGCCTTCAGCATTGGTCTGTTATTGCTGGCACTGCTCCCGGCAAACCCTTCCACGCTAAACATCATCTTGCCAATGGCATTGTGTGGCGCTGGCTTTGGGCTGTTTCAGTCACCCAATAATCATACTATTATCTCCAGCGCTCCGGCCGGACGCAGTGGCGGGGCCAGCGGGATGCTGGGTACCGCACGGCTTTTAGGGCAGAGCTGCGGCGCGGCACTGGTAGCCTTGATATTTAATCTGGTGCATCAGCACCCTACTCAATTCTCGCTATTTCTGGCTGCGGCCTTTGCCATTACGGCAGCCCTGGTCAGCGGCCTGCGGCTCACTCAGCCCCGCGCCAGCCTTTGA
- the yebO gene encoding hypothetical protein translates to MNELNPGMFSITTLVVTALFIVAGLIAWFFVNRASSRTNTQIALLEELLDQQKRQNALLRRLCDAKAPKAPAAVADNDDDDDVAKDGLVRMVAER, encoded by the coding sequence ATGAATGAATTAAATCCTGGAATGTTCAGTATTACGACTCTGGTCGTGACAGCCCTGTTTATTGTTGCAGGTTTAATAGCCTGGTTTTTTGTTAACCGCGCCAGCTCTCGCACTAATACCCAGATAGCGCTGCTGGAAGAGCTGCTGGATCAGCAAAAGCGCCAGAATGCTCTGCTGCGCCGACTTTGCGATGCCAAAGCGCCTAAGGCACCGGCTGCCGTCGCTGATAACGACGACGATGACGATGTCGCCAAAGACGGTCTGGTGCGAATGGTTGCCGAACGTTAA